The following proteins come from a genomic window of Campylobacter sp. RM16189:
- the bcp gene encoding thioredoxin-dependent thiol peroxidase — MSCKKKEACEVKSEFSKEDIERKVNLAAGDKAPEFSLENQDGVSVNLKDFIGKNVVLYFYPKDNTPGCTTEACEFSAIYDDFIASDTVIIGISPDSVKSHAGFIEKQNLRHILLSDANKEVAKIYGVWQVRKNYGKEYLGIVRTTFVIDKKGKISKVYKSVKAKDHAAKVLADLTK, encoded by the coding sequence ATGAGTTGCAAGAAAAAAGAAGCTTGTGAAGTAAAAAGCGAATTTAGCAAAGAGGATATCGAGCGCAAGGTAAATCTCGCAGCCGGCGATAAGGCGCCTGAATTTAGCCTTGAAAATCAAGACGGTGTGAGTGTAAATTTAAAAGATTTCATCGGTAAAAATGTCGTGCTTTATTTTTACCCTAAAGACAACACTCCAGGATGCACTACCGAGGCTTGCGAATTTAGCGCTATTTATGATGATTTTATCGCAAGCGATACAGTTATAATCGGCATAAGTCCAGATAGTGTAAAAAGTCATGCGGGCTTTATAGAAAAGCAAAATTTAAGGCACATTTTACTAAGTGACGCAAATAAAGAGGTAGCGAAAATTTACGGAGTTTGGCAGGTGCGTAAAAATTATGGTAAAGAGTATCTTGGCATAGTTCGCACAACTTTTGTGATAGATAAAAAAGGCAAAATTTCTAAAGTCTATAAAAGCGTAAAGGCTAAAGATCACGCTGCAAAAGTTCTTGCCGACCTAACTAAATAA
- the hydF gene encoding [FeFe] hydrogenase H-cluster maturation GTPase HydF: MNTPKSMRTAIGIFGRRNVGKSSIMNMLSNQSASIVSDVAGTTTDTVQKSIEIHGLGAATLFDTAGVDDVGELGKQRVLKTNETIENIDIALLVVENNEFGKFESELIAKFKSLNKPFLVLVNKCDLKESKDKFLNLIKPFKFVKTSAKTSLNLELIYENLAEISKQISKDTDDLFSGILNPNDIVLLITPIDDEAPKGRLILPQVQAIRQILDGKAYVCVSSSADVSKTAQMFKPNLIVCDSQCVLEVVKTAPKEAKITTFSILMSRLKGDLSEFIKGSERAKSLKDNDKILIAEACTHNAKDGDIARVKIPKMLSKFSGKKLEFSYTNGKDYPANLDEFALIIHCGGCMINKTMMKNRMQKAYRAIVPITNYGIIISLCQGVLDRVTEIFQNNLQSGAIGTDLTRYIATTSEPKY, encoded by the coding sequence GTGAACACTCCAAAATCGATGCGCACGGCCATAGGGATTTTCGGCAGGCGAAACGTCGGCAAATCAAGCATTATGAACATGCTAAGCAATCAAAGCGCCTCTATAGTATCCGATGTGGCGGGAACTACGACCGACACGGTGCAAAAAAGTATCGAGATACACGGACTTGGCGCCGCTACGCTATTTGATACGGCGGGCGTTGACGATGTGGGCGAACTTGGCAAGCAAAGAGTTTTAAAGACAAACGAGACGATAGAAAATATCGATATAGCCCTTTTGGTCGTGGAAAATAACGAATTTGGCAAATTTGAAAGCGAGCTTATTGCTAAATTTAAAAGCCTGAACAAGCCTTTTTTGGTGCTTGTAAATAAGTGCGACCTCAAAGAGTCAAAGGACAAGTTTTTAAATTTGATAAAGCCATTTAAATTTGTCAAAACTTCTGCCAAAACGAGTCTTAATTTAGAGCTAATTTATGAAAATTTAGCCGAAATTTCAAAGCAAATTTCAAAAGATACTGACGATCTTTTTAGCGGAATTTTAAATCCTAATGACATTGTCTTGCTTATAACGCCGATTGATGATGAAGCTCCTAAAGGCAGGCTCATACTGCCTCAAGTGCAAGCCATAAGGCAAATTTTAGACGGCAAGGCTTACGTTTGCGTCTCAAGTAGCGCGGATGTGTCAAAAACCGCGCAGATGTTTAAGCCAAATTTGATAGTGTGCGACTCACAATGCGTCTTAGAAGTCGTAAAAACAGCTCCAAAAGAGGCAAAAATCACTACTTTTTCTATCCTGATGTCAAGACTAAAGGGTGATTTGAGCGAATTTATAAAAGGCTCTGAGCGAGCCAAAAGCCTAAAGGATAACGATAAAATTTTAATAGCCGAAGCCTGCACTCACAACGCAAAAGATGGTGACATAGCAAGGGTTAAGATCCCAAAAATGCTTAGCAAATTTAGCGGCAAAAAGCTTGAGTTTAGCTACACAAACGGCAAGGATTATCCTGCGAATTTAGACGAATTTGCGCTCATTATCCACTGCGGAGGCTGCATGATAAACAAAACCATGATGAAAAACCGCATGCAAAAGGCCTATCGCGCCATAGTGCCTATAACAAACTACGGCATTATCATCTCGCTTTGCCAGGGTGTGCTTGATAGAGTGACTGAAATTTTTCAAAACAATCTACAATCGGGAGCGATAGGGACGGATTTAACGAGGTATATTGCTACAACAAGCGAGCCTAAATACTAG
- a CDS encoding cytochrome b/b6 domain-containing protein, with product MHEKRVLKFPLSEKVFHNVNLITWIALIVTGVLIYFQLVDEPTSELMMDWHIGIGIVFTINFFGFVFLNFDRFALMMRNLLIWDRDTFAWFKNFGGYPRRLFGIKFGPEEVAPQGRFNAGQKAAYLIFMFMIFGLIVSGWLLYAYPAAMGKIFVKWMFYFHVWGSILTSLLAFCVHMPLAIINVEDLKAMFRIGAGDVPLDDAHHHAPKWVENDLMAVDAAKPAH from the coding sequence ATGCATGAAAAAAGAGTTTTAAAATTTCCTCTATCAGAAAAGGTCTTTCATAACGTAAACTTAATCACCTGGATAGCTCTTATCGTAACGGGTGTTTTGATCTACTTTCAGCTTGTAGATGAGCCTACTTCAGAGCTTATGATGGATTGGCATATCGGTATCGGCATAGTATTTACGATAAATTTCTTCGGATTTGTATTCTTAAATTTCGATCGTTTTGCTTTGATGATGAGAAATTTACTCATCTGGGATCGCGATACTTTCGCTTGGTTTAAGAATTTCGGCGGATATCCAAGAAGACTGTTTGGCATCAAATTCGGTCCTGAAGAGGTAGCTCCTCAAGGCAGATTTAACGCCGGTCAAAAGGCTGCTTATCTTATATTTATGTTTATGATATTTGGGCTTATAGTTTCAGGCTGGTTGCTTTATGCATATCCTGCCGCGATGGGCAAAATTTTCGTTAAATGGATGTTTTACTTCCACGTTTGGGGCTCGATACTAACAAGCTTACTTGCATTTTGCGTGCATATGCCGCTAGCGATTATAAACGTAGAGGATCTAAAGGCTATGTTTAGAATAGGCGCGGGCGACGTGCCGCTTGATGATGCGCACCATCACGCCCCAAAATGGGTAGAAAACGATCTTATGGCGGTTGATGCTGCAAAACCCGCTCATTAA
- a CDS encoding iron hydrogenase small subunit, translating to MKFQYIEKPVGKIFSRRDFLKVGGVMTAVVAMTGYAITDIIKRRKSYIAMRQEGLYKDDKRCQNLKLTSSHQNPSCAKSYEDLKTEPMGEIAEKLLHTNAYFDRKNLILQGANHA from the coding sequence ATGAAATTTCAATACATAGAAAAACCGGTAGGCAAAATCTTCTCAAGAAGAGATTTTTTAAAAGTTGGTGGAGTGATGACGGCGGTCGTTGCAATGACAGGATATGCCATCACAGATATCATAAAAAGACGCAAATCCTATATCGCAATGCGCCAAGAGGGCTTATATAAAGATGACAAGCGCTGTCAAAATTTAAAGCTTACAAGCTCTCATCAAAACCCAAGCTGTGCGAAATCCTACGAGGATCTAAAGACCGAACCGATGGGCGAGATAGCCGAAAAACTTCTGCATACCAATGCTTATTTCGATCGCAAAAATTTGATCTTACAAGGAGCTAACCATGCATGA
- a CDS encoding [Fe-Fe] hydrogenase large subunit C-terminal domain-containing protein — translation MLSVYKINTFPPSANSRGGEAEFEGTYRKGELRGIITINQDNCVGCDTCRSFCPTDAIEGSLGIAHRIDQNLCVACGQCLINCPFAVIEQMSFVDEVMAKLEDKKTFVVAHPSPAVRVSLAEEFGGKPGELTINKMYNALEMAGFNMYDVNFAADHTILEEGTELIKKIKYWLLGERSADLEHVSHHPFPHFTSCCPAWVRNAEIFHPELIPHISGAKSPIQMGGPLAKTWAAKFVWNKDPRDIYVATVTPCTAKIYEASRPEFNSAYEYLKETGEIPADTKSFPDIDATLTARDIAEIFRKKGINPLEMSDEYPEKTMNVYTGAGTIFGNSGGVMEAALRTAYFLLSGQELRDPELTPVRGYDKDLTEAVIPIPLKDYGGKTLELKVAVVNGASRNLGTILKHITKDSNRYHFIEVMNCPGGCVNGGGQPVHAMGTSWLHPLLPLPLKA, via the coding sequence ATGCTGAGTGTTTATAAGATAAATACCTTCCCGCCGTCTGCAAATTCAAGAGGCGGTGAGGCTGAATTTGAAGGCACTTATCGCAAAGGCGAACTTAGAGGTATCATAACGATAAATCAAGATAATTGCGTCGGATGCGACACCTGTCGCTCTTTCTGTCCGACGGATGCGATAGAAGGCTCGTTAGGCATCGCACACAGGATAGATCAAAATTTATGCGTAGCCTGTGGTCAGTGCCTTATCAACTGTCCGTTTGCCGTTATCGAGCAGATGAGCTTTGTTGATGAGGTTATGGCCAAACTTGAAGACAAAAAGACCTTTGTCGTAGCGCACCCTTCTCCTGCCGTTCGTGTCTCTTTGGCTGAAGAATTTGGCGGAAAACCTGGCGAACTAACGATAAATAAGATGTATAACGCTCTTGAGATGGCGGGCTTTAATATGTACGACGTAAATTTCGCCGCCGATCACACTATCCTTGAAGAAGGAACCGAGCTAATCAAAAAGATCAAATACTGGCTACTCGGCGAGCGAAGCGCTGATTTAGAGCACGTTTCGCACCATCCATTCCCGCACTTTACGAGCTGTTGTCCGGCTTGGGTTAGAAATGCTGAAATTTTCCATCCCGAGCTCATACCTCACATCTCAGGTGCAAAATCACCTATCCAAATGGGCGGACCGCTTGCTAAAACATGGGCGGCTAAATTTGTCTGGAACAAAGACCCGCGCGATATCTACGTAGCGACCGTTACACCATGTACTGCTAAAATTTATGAAGCAAGCAGACCTGAGTTTAACTCGGCTTACGAGTACTTAAAAGAAACAGGCGAAATTCCTGCGGATACAAAGAGCTTCCCTGATATAGACGCAACTCTTACGGCTCGCGATATAGCTGAAATTTTCCGTAAAAAGGGCATAAATCCGCTTGAAATGAGCGATGAATATCCTGAAAAAACAATGAACGTATATACAGGCGCAGGAACGATATTCGGCAATAGCGGAGGCGTTATGGAGGCTGCACTTAGAACGGCTTATTTCTTGCTATCGGGACAAGAGTTAAGAGATCCTGAACTAACTCCTGTAAGAGGGTATGATAAAGACTTAACCGAAGCGGTTATACCTATCCCTTTAAAAGACTACGGCGGCAAGACGCTCGAGCTTAAAGTAGCGGTAGTAAACGGCGCTTCAAGAAACCTCGGCACGATACTAAAACATATCACGAAAGATTCTAACAGATATCACTTTATCGAGGTTATGAACTGCCCTGGAGGCTGCGTAAACGGCGGTGGTCAGCCGGTTCACGCTATGGGAACGTCGTGGCTTCATCCATTGCTTCCTCTACCTCTAAAAGCATAA
- the hydG gene encoding [FeFe] hydrogenase H-cluster radical SAM maturase HydG → MSWTDERYEQILKWVSKHEYEDFINENEIEEILSQTKNASKDEVRAVIKKAKENAIKGTMLTPYETAVLLNNSHDEIWDEIFEAATEVKEEVYGNRMVLFSPLYISSPCVNNCKYCGFAASNTATKKKILKDDELKGEIESLLDMGQKRLIAVYGEHPKSDYNYIAKTVREIYGVRKNNLSIRRVNINAAPLFEDEYKVVKAEGIGTFQVFQETYHRETYAKYHPKNTLKGIYDWRVFALHRALKAGLDDVAIGALLGLYDYKFEILGLLYHAMSLEKYFGIGPHTISFPRIKKTSAGANDMPYALSDDEFLRAIAIIRLMCPFTGTILTAREEPSVRDEAIRKCGISQMDAGTNIGIGGYSKKNIKDELDNQQFKIGDHRCIDEFVLNVMKKDKIPSFCTSCYREGRTGDHFMPYAKNAKIKYLCLPNAILTLKEYLLDYGSTEARELGENVIIPKYLSELEENLPSVAQKVRNLISDMEKGARDCHL, encoded by the coding sequence ATGTCGTGGACAGATGAACGATACGAACAAATTCTAAAATGGGTTAGCAAGCACGAATACGAAGATTTCATTAATGAAAACGAGATAGAAGAAATTCTATCTCAAACCAAAAACGCAAGCAAAGATGAAGTTAGAGCCGTCATCAAAAAGGCTAAAGAAAACGCTATAAAAGGCACCATGCTAACTCCTTACGAAACGGCGGTGCTTTTAAATAACTCTCACGATGAAATTTGGGATGAAATTTTTGAAGCCGCAACGGAGGTCAAAGAGGAAGTTTACGGTAACAGAATGGTGCTTTTCTCGCCTCTTTATATCTCAAGTCCGTGCGTGAATAACTGCAAATACTGCGGATTTGCCGCTTCAAACACCGCTACGAAAAAGAAAATTTTAAAAGACGACGAACTAAAAGGCGAGATAGAAAGCCTGCTTGATATGGGACAAAAGCGTCTTATAGCGGTTTACGGCGAGCATCCAAAGAGTGATTATAACTATATCGCAAAGACGGTAAGAGAAATTTACGGCGTTAGAAAAAACAACCTCAGTATCCGTAGAGTAAACATAAACGCCGCTCCTCTTTTTGAAGACGAATATAAGGTAGTTAAGGCTGAAGGCATAGGCACATTTCAGGTATTTCAAGAGACCTATCACAGAGAAACTTACGCCAAATACCACCCTAAAAATACGCTAAAAGGCATTTACGACTGGCGCGTTTTTGCGCTTCATAGAGCTCTTAAAGCAGGGCTTGATGATGTGGCTATAGGCGCACTTTTGGGACTTTATGACTATAAATTTGAGATTTTAGGCTTGCTTTATCATGCCATGAGTTTAGAAAAATACTTTGGCATAGGTCCGCATACTATATCTTTCCCTCGTATCAAAAAGACCTCAGCCGGCGCAAACGACATGCCTTATGCGCTAAGTGATGATGAGTTTTTAAGAGCTATTGCGATCATTCGCCTGATGTGTCCGTTTACAGGCACTATCCTAACGGCTAGAGAAGAGCCGTCCGTAAGAGATGAGGCGATAAGAAAGTGCGGGATTTCTCAAATGGACGCAGGCACAAACATAGGCATAGGCGGGTATTCTAAGAAAAATATCAAAGACGAGCTTGACAATCAGCAATTTAAAATCGGGGATCACCGCTGTATCGACGAATTCGTGCTAAACGTGATGAAAAAGGATAAGATCCCAAGCTTTTGCACATCCTGCTACCGCGAGGGTCGCACGGGTGATCACTTCATGCCTTATGCAAAAAACGCCAAGATCAAGTATCTTTGCTTGCCAAATGCGATCTTAACGCTTAAGGAGTATTTGCTAGACTACGGCTCAACCGAAGCAAGAGAGCTTGGCGAAAACGTGATCATTCCAAAGTATCTTAGTGAGCTTGAGGAAAATTTGCCTAGCGTTGCGCAAAAAGTTAGAAATTTGATAAGCGATATGGAAAAAGGCGCAAGAGATTGTCATCTATAA
- the hydE gene encoding [FeFe] hydrogenase H-cluster radical SAM maturase HydE produces the protein MSSIKFINELEATHTTSLYGLEKIIADNDNCEYLFEAANRVRQKFVKQEVHLKALIEISNICAKKCFYCGLRSKNKSLKRYKMSADEVVSCAKEAAISGYKTIVMQSGESSAFKDDEICKIIREIKKFGVQITLSFGEKSFEQYKAYKEAGADRYLLRIETTNQALYKALHPNMSLKNRIKCLENLRILGYETGSGLLVGLPGSSAKILARDLMFLKKHDFDMIGIGPFIPATNTPLEHSKAGEIKLALKANALTRLLLPEINIPATTAIETLDPNEGRKMALRSGANVIMPSITQGRYHDLYRLYPNKFCLKESVAEIYDRFDDMLALIGDKISLTNGNSVHFNQRQGL, from the coding sequence TTGTCATCTATAAAATTTATAAACGAGCTTGAAGCAACCCATACCACTTCGCTTTACGGGCTTGAAAAGATCATTGCTGACAATGACAACTGCGAGTATCTTTTCGAGGCGGCAAACAGAGTTAGACAAAAATTTGTAAAACAAGAGGTACATCTAAAAGCTCTTATAGAGATCTCAAATATCTGCGCTAAAAAGTGCTTTTACTGCGGTCTTAGAAGCAAAAACAAAAGTCTAAAACGCTACAAGATGAGCGCAGATGAGGTAGTATCTTGCGCTAAAGAAGCCGCCATCAGCGGATATAAAACTATCGTAATGCAATCAGGCGAAAGTAGTGCCTTTAAAGATGATGAAATTTGCAAGATCATACGCGAGATAAAGAAATTTGGCGTTCAGATCACGCTTAGCTTTGGCGAAAAGAGCTTTGAGCAGTATAAAGCCTACAAAGAAGCGGGTGCAGATAGATACCTGCTTCGCATAGAAACTACCAATCAAGCTCTTTATAAAGCCCTTCATCCCAACATGAGCCTAAAAAACCGCATTAAGTGCTTAGAAAATTTGCGAATTTTAGGCTACGAGACAGGAAGCGGCTTGCTTGTGGGCTTGCCGGGAAGCAGCGCTAAAATCCTAGCAAGAGATCTGATGTTTTTAAAGAAACACGACTTTGACATGATAGGCATAGGGCCTTTTATACCTGCTACAAACACGCCACTTGAGCACTCAAAAGCAGGCGAGATAAAGCTTGCTCTAAAAGCAAACGCTCTAACAAGACTGCTCTTGCCTGAGATAAATATCCCCGCCACGACCGCTATTGAGACGCTTGATCCAAACGAAGGACGCAAAATGGCTTTAAGAAGCGGTGCAAACGTCATCATGCCTTCAATCACGCAAGGCAGATATCACGATCTATACAGGCTCTATCCGAATAAATTTTGTCTAAAAGAAAGCGTGGCGGAAATTTATGATAGGTTTGATGATATGCTTGCCTTGATAGGAGATAAAATTTCGCTTACAAACGGCAACAGCGTGCATTTTAACCAAAGGCAAGGGCTGTGA